The DNA window CCAAATACCACGCCTTACCAACAGTACCAACAAGTCATGTTCCTCCGACAGCTTGGGTCAAACTACAGGAAATGCGCTCAAAGCTTGGTGAACCGGTCAAGGCCTCCCACTACGCCAAGGTGATCCGAGTCGCGAAGCGTCTGAACCAGATTGAGCCCACACTTTTCCCTCAAGAGGTTCGATCTGCtcttgaggagttcaagcGTGATATCAACCCATTTATGAACGTGCCTCATGAGGTCACAATTGACAGGTACGGCCGAgctgttggtgttggcaAGCGAAAGGAATCAACTGCTCGTGCGTGGGTTGTAGAGGGAACGGGAGAAGTCTTGATCAATGGCAAAACTTTGAGTCAGGCATTTGGCCGCGTTCACGATCGCGAAAGTGCGGTTTGGGCTCTACAGGCTACCGAGCGATTGGACAAGTATAATGTCTGGGCATTAGTGGAGGGTGGTGGAACAACCGGCCAGGCCGAAGCCCTTACGTTGGCGGTTGCTAAAGCTCTGATCGTTCATGAGCCAGCACTCAAGACTGCTCTTCGAAAAGGTATGTGTTTAGCTATATTCATCATGATCAATCGTTTCGCAATAACTAACCTCGTGTTCGCAGCTGGCTGTATCACAAGAGATCCAAGAACTgtggagagaaagaagcaCGGCCATGTCAAGGCTCGTAAGATGCCTGCCTGGGTCAAGCGATAAGCAGTTTCTACAAATAATTGATTTTGCAGAACTTTGGATCAAGTCTGCAACGGCGgatatgacgatgatgatgagaaggatgATGGGTGGGACTCTGCTCCCATTCTTATCCGATATCCATGTACAAACAACACTTTTTGTAGTTTTAGAAGTGCTCATGGCATTCCGAGTTGGTGCCAAACACTGTAACCTTGACTTGTGATTCTCCCGGGCAGCGCCTTGGTTGATATTGAAACACGACGACTCTTGATAGCCCTTTATAGCCATGCTGGCCGATATATCGCCACCACTGACTCAAAATCTGATGGCCAGTTCACAAGTATCTGCCTGTTTGGGCGTCCGGAAATTCCTGAGTAACATGGGACCCTTGATAGGGACGCCGAACTTTTTCCCGCTTTGTTCGTCTCGGTCAATGTGACGAACTGGAACAACAAACCAGGGACTGAAAACAGTACATTTCCAGCGTCTCGCTTGCCATGTAAGACATTTTCAGACGTGCTAAAGAAGTTAAACACTTACCGGCCAAACCGGATTGCAGCAAATGCACTGACAAGCCACTTGAACCCTGTATAGTGATCCTCTGCGGTAATTAACCAGCCGCTACCGAGTTGACGGCTCCCGTCAACCGCTCGTCCCATCATCAGTACCAACCCCAGACCTTGACTGCCACGGCATGTACGGAGTACATATCGACATTAGATCGGGATGGGGCAGGTAGGGGGGACAAGCTCATTACTGTCCACTCGGGACACTGAATAATTCATCATTTTTGGCAGAGTAGGCGGTGAAGAGCTTCGCGTCCGTTCGTACAATGCGATTGCGTCTACACGCTGGT is part of the Fusarium poae strain DAOMC 252244 chromosome 4, whole genome shotgun sequence genome and encodes:
- a CDS encoding hypothetical protein (BUSCO:41018at5125) is translated as MSTFTQSLRQLRCQGKTFRAPWPQPARQRPYFPLAVRTIATETSTPIVEPKPDGLALSTDASSKFTIPFQGVDHARAVPLSASYFSREPQFNEMYLRIARLLTKYHALPTVPTSHVPPTAWVKLQEMRSKLGEPVKASHYAKVIRVAKRLNQIEPTLFPQEVRSALEEFKRDINPFMNVPHEVTIDRYGRAVGVGKRKESTARAWVVEGTGEVLINGKTLSQAFGRVHDRESAVWALQATERLDKYNVWALVEGGGTTGQAEALTLAVAKALIVHEPALKTALRKAGCITRDPRTVERKKHGHVKARKMPAWVKR